From one Gracilibacillus salinarum genomic stretch:
- a CDS encoding DUF4190 domain-containing protein, with the protein MPNHQDEQHVENAPKIDNGQHIDESAQTNQFVDTDELYAVDEAYKREAETSAELSANEFNRPVATDEQETEMQSNVNPVFGWIGLIAAIASFFVWPLIMAIGAIVLGFISKKQGADTLGNSAIAIGIISIILSMILIPF; encoded by the coding sequence ATGCCAAATCATCAAGATGAACAGCATGTAGAAAATGCACCGAAGATTGATAATGGACAACACATCGATGAATCAGCACAAACAAATCAGTTTGTGGATACAGATGAATTATATGCAGTAGATGAGGCATATAAAAGAGAAGCAGAGACCTCTGCTGAATTATCAGCAAATGAATTTAACCGTCCAGTTGCAACTGACGAACAAGAAACAGAGATGCAATCAAATGTAAATCCTGTTTTCGGCTGGATCGGTTTAATTGCTGCCATTGCATCGTTCTTTGTATGGCCACTTATAATGGCTATCGGTGCCATTGTTTTAGGATTTATCTCTAAAAAACAAGGCGCAGATACACTTGGTAACTCTGCTATCGCAATTGGGATAATCTCGATCATCTTATCGATGATACTGATACCATTTTAG
- a CDS encoding 4-hydroxy-3-methylbut-2-enyl diphosphate reductase, with protein sequence MEVIKIAPRGYCYGVVDAMVIAQNAVKDPNLPRPIYILGMIVHNSHVTNAFEEQGVYTLDGKDRAELLEEVNEGTVIFTAHGVSPEVKQRAEQKGLTVLDATCPDVTRTHDLIREKVKDNYEIVYIGKKGHPEPEGAVGVAPDHVHLIQHMEDVDTLEIQADKILVTNQTTMSQWDVHDVMLAVQEKYPQTELEQEICMATQVRQEAVAEQAKDADLTLVVGDPRSNNSNRLAQVSIEKAGTQAYRIADVSEIQLDWLEGVEKVAVTAGASTPTPIAKEVIRFIENYNANNQETWDITSKVKKEKILPKVKAK encoded by the coding sequence ATGGAAGTAATTAAGATTGCTCCTAGAGGATATTGCTATGGAGTTGTCGATGCAATGGTCATTGCACAGAATGCAGTGAAGGATCCCAATCTACCTCGTCCGATTTATATTCTTGGTATGATTGTTCATAATTCGCATGTAACTAACGCTTTTGAAGAACAAGGCGTTTATACTTTAGATGGAAAAGACAGAGCAGAACTGTTAGAAGAGGTTAATGAAGGTACTGTGATTTTCACAGCGCATGGTGTATCACCAGAAGTGAAACAACGTGCGGAACAAAAAGGTTTGACCGTTTTAGATGCAACATGTCCTGATGTTACCCGGACACATGACTTGATTCGAGAAAAAGTCAAAGATAATTATGAAATTGTCTATATAGGTAAAAAGGGTCATCCGGAGCCAGAGGGGGCTGTTGGTGTCGCACCTGACCACGTTCATTTAATTCAACATATGGAAGATGTTGACACACTTGAGATACAGGCAGATAAAATACTAGTGACAAACCAGACGACAATGAGTCAGTGGGATGTACATGATGTAATGCTGGCAGTTCAAGAGAAGTATCCTCAAACCGAGTTAGAGCAAGAAATTTGCATGGCAACGCAAGTACGTCAGGAGGCCGTTGCCGAACAAGCGAAAGACGCAGATTTAACACTGGTTGTTGGCGATCCGAGAAGTAATAACTCAAATCGCCTTGCGCAGGTTTCTATTGAAAAGGCAGGCACACAAGCATATCGTATCGCTGATGTGTCCGAGATTCAGCTCGATTGGCTGGAAGGTGTAGAGAAAGTAGCAGTTACTGCAGGTGCATCAACACCTACACCAATTGCTAAAGAAGTAATTAGATTTATCGAGAATTACAATGCAAATAATCAGGAAACGTGGGATATTACTTCAAAAGTCAAAAAAGAAAAGATCCTGCCAAAAGTAAAAGCAAAATAA
- the ispG gene encoding flavodoxin-dependent (E)-4-hydroxy-3-methylbut-2-enyl-diphosphate synthase has protein sequence MALIHRKDTRPVKVGNVMVGGKNEVVIQSMTTTKTHDVEATVKEIERLAEAGCQVVRVACPDERAANAIPEIKKRISIPLVVDIHFNYKLALKAIEGGADKIRINPGNIGKRDKVEAVVNAAKEKGIPIRIGVNAGSLERHILEKYGYPTADGMVESALHHIKILEDLDFHDIVVSLKASDVNLAIEAYEKAAEVIPYPLHLGITESGTLFAGSIKSAAGMGAILSKGIGSTMRISLSADPVEEVKVAKELLKTFGLASNAATLISCPTCGRIEIDLIKIANEVEEYISTIKAPIKVAVLGCAVNGPGEAREADIGIAGARGEGLLFRHGEIIRKVPEETMVEELKVEVDKIAEEYIQKQKEEAQEV, from the coding sequence ATGGCTTTAATACATCGAAAAGATACGCGACCGGTAAAAGTCGGGAATGTAATGGTTGGTGGCAAAAACGAAGTAGTCATACAATCGATGACGACGACAAAGACACATGATGTCGAAGCAACCGTAAAAGAAATAGAACGTCTTGCGGAAGCAGGATGTCAGGTTGTGCGAGTTGCTTGTCCTGATGAACGTGCTGCAAATGCTATTCCTGAAATAAAGAAAAGAATTTCAATACCGCTCGTAGTTGATATTCATTTCAACTATAAATTAGCTCTGAAAGCCATCGAAGGCGGAGCAGATAAAATTCGTATTAACCCCGGAAATATCGGAAAGCGTGATAAAGTAGAAGCAGTTGTGAATGCAGCGAAAGAAAAAGGTATTCCCATTCGGATTGGTGTTAATGCTGGTTCATTAGAAAGACACATTCTTGAGAAATATGGCTATCCAACTGCAGATGGTATGGTTGAGAGTGCCTTGCACCATATCAAAATTTTAGAAGATCTTGATTTTCATGATATTGTCGTTTCATTAAAAGCATCCGATGTTAATTTAGCAATTGAAGCTTATGAAAAAGCAGCAGAAGTTATTCCTTATCCGCTTCATTTAGGTATTACAGAGTCGGGTACATTATTTGCCGGAAGTATTAAAAGTGCTGCTGGTATGGGAGCAATTCTAAGTAAAGGGATCGGAAGTACAATGCGTATCTCACTAAGTGCCGATCCTGTAGAAGAAGTTAAAGTGGCCAAGGAATTGCTTAAAACGTTTGGCTTAGCATCAAACGCTGCCACCCTTATTTCATGTCCTACTTGCGGACGGATTGAGATTGATTTAATAAAAATCGCAAATGAAGTAGAAGAATATATTTCCACCATCAAAGCGCCAATAAAAGTTGCTGTGCTTGGTTGTGCCGTGAACGGTCCAGGAGAAGCCAGAGAAGCAGATATTGGTATTGCCGGTGCCCGAGGAGAAGGTTTACTGTTCCGCCATGGTGAAATTATTCGTAAAGTACCAGAAGAAACAATGGTAGAAGAGTTAAAAGTCGAAGTAGACAAAATCGCAGAAGAATATATTCAAAAACAAAAAGAAGAAGCACAAGAAGTGTAA
- a CDS encoding DEAD/DEAH box helicase, with protein MKKHLFRQYALNDWMYDVIGQLDFYEPTAIQAKVIPEALRGKDIIGQSETGSGKTHAFLIPLLNNIETDDSQTQVILTAPTRELAIQIYDEVKKITEFSGKEDQWRAKLIIGGTDKKRMVEKMKQPPHIVVGTPGRILDLINDGVLNIYEAKSFVIDETDLMLELGLMEEIDKILVHADRDIQLMVFSATIPEKLQPFLKKYLHAPLFVKIDDRLAPEKLEHRLIDRKHRDPATIIAEISTLIHPYLAIIFTNGKEKANQLAADLQAKGLEVGLIHGGLNQRERKRALKEIQQLKYQYIVATDLAARGIDIKGVSHVINAELPKEESFYLHRVGRTARAGMEGTAIGIYQDEDIDLIKNLEKKGLTFTYYDVVKGEWREAKAWNIRQKREKQESEIEKKAWQQVRKPKKVKPGYKRKMKYQQEKAKKKIKRNQFKK; from the coding sequence ATGAAAAAGCACTTATTCAGACAATATGCATTGAATGACTGGATGTATGACGTCATCGGACAACTTGATTTTTACGAACCGACAGCCATTCAAGCTAAAGTCATCCCTGAGGCATTAAGAGGTAAAGATATTATTGGACAATCAGAAACAGGCTCTGGTAAAACTCATGCTTTCTTAATTCCATTATTAAATAACATAGAGACAGATGATTCGCAGACACAAGTAATTCTTACTGCGCCTACGCGAGAGCTTGCCATTCAAATTTATGATGAAGTAAAGAAAATTACGGAATTCTCTGGTAAGGAAGATCAGTGGCGAGCCAAATTAATTATTGGTGGTACAGACAAAAAGCGAATGGTAGAAAAAATGAAGCAACCGCCACATATCGTAGTCGGAACTCCTGGGCGTATTCTGGACTTGATTAATGATGGTGTACTCAATATTTATGAGGCAAAATCATTTGTTATAGATGAAACAGACTTAATGCTTGAACTTGGATTGATGGAAGAGATCGATAAAATATTGGTTCATGCTGATCGTGATATACAGCTTATGGTATTTTCCGCTACTATCCCGGAGAAATTACAGCCATTCCTGAAAAAATATTTACACGCACCATTATTTGTGAAAATCGATGATCGGTTAGCTCCAGAAAAATTAGAGCATCGTTTAATTGATCGAAAACATCGGGATCCTGCAACCATTATTGCTGAGATTTCTACATTAATTCATCCCTATTTAGCCATAATATTTACAAATGGTAAGGAGAAAGCAAATCAATTAGCTGCGGATTTACAAGCAAAAGGGTTAGAAGTCGGTCTTATACACGGTGGACTTAACCAACGTGAACGTAAGCGGGCTTTGAAAGAAATCCAGCAATTAAAATACCAGTATATCGTTGCTACAGATTTGGCCGCGAGAGGTATTGATATTAAAGGTGTCAGCCATGTTATCAATGCAGAGCTTCCTAAAGAGGAATCATTCTATTTACACAGAGTCGGAAGAACAGCTCGAGCGGGAATGGAAGGAACAGCTATCGGTATTTATCAAGATGAAGATATTGATTTAATTAAAAACCTTGAGAAAAAAGGCTTAACCTTTACGTATTATGATGTAGTAAAAGGGGAATGGCGTGAAGCTAAAGCGTGGAATATTAGACAAAAAAGAGAAAAACAAGAATCAGAAATTGAGAAGAAAGCATGGCAGCAAGTAAGAAAGCCGAAAAAAGTAAAGCCAGGTTATAAAAGAAAAATGAAGTATCAACAAGAAAAAGCGAAAAAGAAAATAAAGCGAAATCAATTCAAGAAATAA
- a CDS encoding lytic transglycosylase domain-containing protein has product MTKRIQWIGIVLILVFVAWSYYQINSYQSKVQTLEEENIELEQDLQKMESQSQYILSQSTQKDVEMTRQNLPKFFDLAEVMVEDSEGKFLRPWAIYLVKEAEEYDIDPFIAYELLKVESGSSFDTELVGPETEYGHAYGMAQFMKNTAPWIADMAEMPYDQEMLFDPYYSIKLSLVYLDFLYDQYNNWDETLTAYNRGMAGLEQYKLHNGHAKSSYATTIQKNASKYQEFVAIAQ; this is encoded by the coding sequence ATGACGAAAAGAATACAATGGATTGGCATTGTATTAATTTTAGTGTTTGTAGCCTGGAGCTATTATCAAATAAATTCATATCAATCAAAAGTACAGACACTAGAAGAAGAAAATATTGAATTAGAACAGGATTTGCAGAAAATGGAATCCCAATCTCAATATATATTAAGCCAATCCACTCAGAAAGATGTAGAAATGACAAGACAAAATTTACCGAAGTTTTTTGATTTAGCAGAAGTAATGGTGGAAGACAGTGAAGGTAAATTTTTGCGTCCATGGGCAATCTACCTTGTCAAGGAAGCAGAGGAGTATGATATAGACCCGTTTATAGCATATGAATTGTTGAAGGTGGAATCCGGAAGCAGTTTTGATACAGAGCTGGTGGGACCAGAAACAGAATATGGACATGCATATGGCATGGCACAATTCATGAAAAATACAGCGCCATGGATTGCTGATATGGCTGAGATGCCATATGATCAAGAAATGCTATTCGATCCGTACTATTCGATTAAATTGTCATTAGTGTATCTGGATTTTCTTTATGATCAATACAATAACTGGGATGAGACGTTGACAGCTTATAATCGGGGGATGGCAGGATTAGAGCAATACAAATTGCATAACGGTCATGCAAAGAGCTCCTATGCAACTACAATCCAAAAAAATGCAAGTAAATATCAAGAATTTGTAGCAATTGCCCAGTAG
- a CDS encoding tRNA (adenine(22)-N(1))-methyltransferase, whose amino-acid sequence MLSKRLQVLATYLQSPVHFADIGSDHAYLPCFVCSKDPLAKAVAGEVNQGPYERALQTVTDHELADRISVRKGNGLAVIRQGEVKQLTIAGMGGKLICQILNSDKDKLEGVERLILQPNVDAPLVREWLQMNHFTLVAEEIIEEDGYIYEVLVSDYTENNLCLTEKELLFGPFLLQEQNDVFNLKWKKEIEKRNYLINQMNQATTIPEEKITQLQKECHWIQEVLADDNR is encoded by the coding sequence ATGTTATCTAAACGACTTCAAGTGTTAGCAACATATTTACAGTCACCAGTACATTTTGCAGATATCGGATCCGATCATGCTTACTTGCCCTGTTTTGTCTGCTCAAAAGATCCTCTTGCGAAAGCTGTCGCAGGGGAAGTAAATCAAGGCCCCTATGAAAGGGCGCTCCAAACGGTAACAGATCATGAGTTAGCAGATCGCATTTCTGTTCGTAAAGGTAATGGTCTAGCTGTTATCCGTCAGGGAGAAGTGAAGCAGCTCACCATCGCAGGAATGGGTGGTAAATTGATTTGTCAGATTTTAAATAGTGACAAAGACAAATTGGAAGGTGTAGAGCGATTAATTTTACAGCCTAATGTTGATGCTCCATTAGTAAGAGAGTGGCTGCAAATGAACCACTTTACACTTGTGGCAGAAGAGATCATTGAAGAAGATGGTTATATATATGAAGTGCTGGTTAGTGATTACACAGAAAACAATCTGTGTTTAACAGAAAAGGAACTACTATTTGGTCCATTTTTGTTACAGGAGCAAAATGATGTGTTTAATCTAAAATGGAAAAAGGAAATAGAGAAACGTAACTATTTAATCAATCAAATGAATCAGGCGACAACAATTCCGGAAGAAAAGATAACACAACTGCAAAAAGAATGTCATTGGATTCAGGAGGTTTTGGCAGATGACAACCGTTAA
- a CDS encoding DUF2624 family protein, which produces MNGLTKRLMINKLRNLNAEEVLNYAQQYNISITPKQAASITAHLSTTDYDPTQAKDRAKMIKKLAQLTDLNTAKACQQLFQKLIKEYGLEHYFQ; this is translated from the coding sequence ATGAATGGACTTACAAAACGGTTGATGATAAATAAATTGAGAAATCTAAATGCTGAAGAAGTCTTAAACTATGCCCAGCAATATAATATTTCCATTACGCCGAAGCAAGCAGCTTCCATTACTGCCCATTTAAGTACTACTGATTACGACCCAACCCAAGCAAAGGATCGCGCAAAAATGATCAAGAAATTGGCGCAGCTTACCGATTTAAACACTGCGAAAGCATGCCAGCAGTTATTTCAAAAATTGATAAAGGAATATGGATTGGAGCACTATTTCCAGTAA
- a CDS encoding NfeD family protein, whose translation MFTLSADWMSFVIVGLATLFLIGELLVNAKGVFSLLGLGFISIFFASYLDPAMFFVMLVIYFVGIILILIDGKILNDGTLAVIGLVCMVISVGFTAPNWVSGLYAVIGVFIGGIASFGFLKVFPKRKMWTKITLFDQLTEEAGYSSMNSKYQSLVGKQGLTTTDMRPIGTVLIDDAEYSAISQGKWISKQTEVEVVKVDGTKILVQETKKSAG comes from the coding sequence ATGTTTACATTATCAGCAGATTGGATGAGTTTTGTGATTGTTGGCTTAGCAACCCTTTTTCTAATAGGGGAGCTTTTGGTAAACGCAAAAGGCGTGTTTAGCTTATTAGGACTCGGATTTATTTCCATATTTTTTGCGTCTTATCTTGATCCAGCCATGTTCTTTGTCATGCTGGTTATCTATTTCGTGGGTATTATATTGATATTAATTGATGGCAAGATATTGAATGATGGTACATTAGCCGTTATTGGACTAGTATGTATGGTTATATCAGTCGGGTTCACAGCACCTAATTGGGTTTCAGGCCTTTATGCAGTGATTGGTGTCTTCATAGGTGGGATCGCTTCATTTGGTTTTTTGAAAGTATTTCCTAAGCGTAAGATGTGGACGAAGATTACACTATTTGATCAATTAACAGAAGAAGCTGGTTATTCCAGTATGAACAGCAAATATCAATCTTTAGTAGGAAAACAAGGGCTAACGACGACGGATATGCGACCAATTGGAACAGTGTTGATCGATGATGCAGAGTATAGTGCTATATCACAAGGTAAATGGATCAGTAAACAAACAGAAGTAGAAGTGGTCAAAGTAGATGGAACCAAAATATTAGTACAAGAAACGAAAAAGTCTGCCGGATAA
- a CDS encoding Na/Pi cotransporter family protein, translating to MDLNVQAMILEFVAGLGIFLLGIKYMGEGLQKTAGDRLRDILDKFTSNPFMGVLAGIIVTILIQSSSGTTVLTVGLVNAGFMTLRQSIGVIMGANIGTTVTAFIIGFDLGEYALPIMGIGALLIFFIKNSKVTNIGITIFGFGSLFFGLELMSSGLKPLRDLQAFHELTVDMSNNPILGVIIGTVFTVVVQSSSATIGILQSLMMEGAIEIKAALPVLFGDNIGTTITAVLASIGATVAAKRAALTHVIFNVIGASIVIIFIGAYSNFITYIQGALELNPSMTIAYAHGIFNILNAVVQFPFIGLLALLVTKIIPGEDVEIEYKPKHLDPIFIEQSPSVALDQAKAEVIRMGEYATKGLEETSLFLNKQNPKTSELAIQIEGALNNLDREITSYLVDLSKKDFSESEINKHSALINSVRDIERIGDHFENIIELVHFKMSNKVDITEQGMIDLNDMFDLTISTVKEAIRALDTMDREAALNVVQKENEIDKMERTYRKKHIIRLNEGACSGAAGIVFADIISNLERIGDHAVNIADEVLGERYKQ from the coding sequence TTGGATTTAAATGTACAAGCTATGATCTTGGAGTTTGTTGCTGGCTTAGGTATTTTTCTATTAGGTATTAAGTACATGGGTGAAGGATTACAAAAAACAGCCGGTGACCGATTAAGAGATATTCTAGACAAATTTACCAGCAATCCTTTTATGGGTGTACTTGCCGGGATTATTGTAACAATCTTAATTCAATCCAGTTCGGGGACAACTGTTTTGACAGTAGGTTTAGTAAACGCAGGATTTATGACGTTACGACAGTCTATCGGTGTTATTATGGGGGCAAACATCGGTACAACAGTAACAGCATTTATCATCGGTTTTGATCTGGGTGAATATGCGCTTCCTATCATGGGTATCGGCGCACTACTAATATTCTTTATTAAAAATAGTAAAGTAACCAATATCGGGATCACTATTTTTGGTTTCGGATCATTGTTTTTTGGACTGGAACTAATGAGCTCAGGCCTAAAACCATTACGTGATTTACAAGCATTTCATGAATTAACGGTGGACATGTCGAATAACCCAATACTTGGTGTTATTATTGGAACAGTGTTTACTGTTGTCGTTCAAAGTTCAAGTGCAACCATTGGTATATTGCAAAGCTTGATGATGGAAGGTGCAATCGAAATAAAAGCAGCCTTACCTGTATTATTCGGGGATAATATCGGGACAACCATCACTGCGGTATTAGCATCTATCGGTGCAACTGTTGCAGCGAAACGAGCAGCATTGACTCATGTTATATTTAACGTAATTGGGGCATCAATAGTAATAATTTTCATCGGAGCTTACAGTAATTTTATTACTTATATTCAAGGTGCACTTGAATTAAATCCGTCGATGACTATTGCTTATGCACATGGTATATTTAATATACTAAATGCTGTAGTACAGTTTCCGTTTATCGGTTTATTAGCATTACTTGTAACCAAGATCATCCCGGGTGAGGACGTAGAAATAGAATATAAACCAAAACATTTAGATCCAATTTTTATTGAGCAATCACCGTCTGTCGCATTAGATCAGGCAAAAGCCGAAGTAATCAGAATGGGTGAGTATGCAACGAAAGGATTAGAAGAAACAAGTCTGTTCTTAAACAAACAAAATCCGAAGACCTCTGAACTTGCTATTCAAATTGAAGGGGCATTAAATAATCTGGATCGTGAAATTACTTCTTATCTGGTCGATTTATCTAAAAAAGATTTCTCGGAATCAGAAATTAACAAACATTCTGCATTGATTAATTCGGTTCGCGATATTGAGCGTATTGGTGATCATTTTGAAAATATTATTGAACTGGTCCATTTTAAAATGTCCAATAAAGTTGATATTACTGAGCAAGGAATGATCGATTTAAATGACATGTTTGATTTAACGATCAGTACAGTAAAAGAGGCTATTAGAGCTCTCGATACAATGGACAGAGAAGCAGCCTTAAATGTTGTACAAAAAGAAAATGAAATTGACAAAATGGAAAGAACGTACCGAAAGAAACATATTATACGTTTGAACGAAGGAGCTTGTTCTGGTGCTGCAGGAATTGTTTTTGCTGATATTATCAGTAACCTAGAACGTATAGGCGATCATGCAGTAAACATTGCAGATGAAGTATTAGGCGAACGTTATAAACAATAG
- the cccA gene encoding cytochrome c550, with the protein MKKNPIIPFALIAVLGIIAMIIISAVGVNEQDKIANGGGETEEAADPQTLIQNCTGCHGGNLEGATGPNLQNIGDTYSVEEIQEIIVNGREDKGMPGGLVSNEEAAVLAEWLAEGQGGE; encoded by the coding sequence ATGAAAAAAAATCCGATCATCCCTTTTGCTCTTATTGCTGTTCTCGGTATTATAGCCATGATTATTATATCTGCGGTAGGCGTAAATGAACAGGATAAAATTGCAAATGGTGGTGGAGAAACAGAAGAAGCAGCTGATCCACAAACACTAATTCAAAATTGTACAGGCTGTCATGGTGGTAATCTAGAAGGTGCTACCGGTCCAAACCTGCAGAATATCGGTGATACGTATTCTGTAGAAGAGATACAAGAAATCATTGTTAATGGTAGAGAAGATAAAGGAATGCCTGGTGGACTTGTTAGTAATGAAGAAGCCGCTGTATTGGCTGAATGGCTTGCAGAAGGTCAAGGTGGCGAATAA
- a CDS encoding deoxyribonuclease IV, whose protein sequence is MLKLGSHVSMSGKKMLLASSEEAVSYGANTFMIYTGAPQNTRRKPIEELNIEAGKLHMKDNGIEDIVVHAPYIINIGNAKKKETFDLGVRFLKNEIDRTEALGAKQIVLHPGAHVGEGAEVGIAKIIEGLNEVLDPNQDVQIALETMAGKGSEIGRNFEELAKIIDGVTHNQKLSICFDTCHVHDAGYPIVEDFDGVLNEFDKIIGLDRLKVIHINDSKNERGAGKDRHENIGFGHIGFDAIHAIVHHDQLDDLPKILETPYVGEDKKNKKPPYQFEIEMLKQGSFVSDLKEKIVQQ, encoded by the coding sequence ATGTTAAAATTAGGTTCACATGTATCAATGAGCGGAAAGAAAATGTTGTTAGCGTCAAGTGAAGAAGCGGTATCCTATGGTGCCAATACGTTTATGATTTATACTGGAGCTCCGCAGAACACGAGAAGAAAACCAATTGAAGAGCTTAATATTGAAGCAGGGAAATTGCACATGAAAGATAATGGGATAGAAGACATTGTGGTACATGCTCCTTACATTATCAACATTGGTAATGCTAAGAAAAAGGAAACATTTGATTTAGGGGTACGTTTTCTGAAAAATGAAATTGACCGAACGGAAGCCCTTGGCGCCAAACAAATTGTACTTCACCCGGGTGCACATGTTGGTGAAGGTGCCGAAGTAGGGATTGCCAAAATAATTGAAGGGCTAAATGAAGTACTTGATCCAAACCAGGATGTTCAAATCGCATTAGAGACAATGGCTGGTAAAGGATCTGAAATCGGCAGGAATTTCGAAGAATTGGCAAAAATTATTGATGGAGTCACACATAATCAAAAACTCTCTATCTGTTTTGACACTTGTCACGTCCACGATGCAGGATATCCAATCGTGGAAGATTTTGACGGGGTACTCAACGAATTCGATAAAATTATTGGATTGGATCGATTGAAAGTAATCCACATTAACGATAGTAAAAATGAACGCGGAGCAGGAAAAGACCGACACGAAAACATCGGCTTTGGTCACATTGGCTTTGATGCGATTCATGCAATTGTACACCACGACCAATTAGATGATTTACCTAAGATTTTGGAGACACCTTATGTAGGGGAAGATAAGAAAAACAAAAAACCACCATACCAATTCGAAATTGAAATGCTGAAGCAGGGCTCTTTCGTCTCAGATCTTAAGGAGAAAATTGTGCAGCAATAA
- the rpoD gene encoding RNA polymerase sigma factor RpoD: MAENKPSRSKDPELTIDQAKDQLLELGKKRGVLAYEEVAERLSGFDLESDQMDEFYEYLNEQGVEVIGDSEEDPTMQQLSKEEEFDLNDLSVPLGIKINDPVRMYLKEIGRVDLLSATEEIDLAKKIEEGDEYAKKRLAEANLRLVVSIAKRYVGRGMLFLDLIQEGNMGLIKAVEKFDFRKGFKFSTYATWWIRQAITRAIADQARTIRIPVHMVETINKLIRVQRQLLQDLGREPTPEEIAKDMELTPDKVREILKIAQEPVSLETPIGEEDDSHLGDFIEDQEATSPSDHAAYELLKEQLEDVLDTLTDREENVLRLRFGLDDGRTRTLEEVGKVFGVTRERIRQIEAKALRKLRHPSRSKRLKDFLE, translated from the coding sequence ATGGCAGAAAATAAACCATCACGTTCAAAGGATCCTGAATTAACAATCGATCAAGCGAAAGATCAATTGCTCGAACTGGGTAAAAAGCGTGGTGTATTAGCATATGAGGAAGTAGCAGAAAGGTTATCAGGATTCGATCTTGAATCAGATCAAATGGACGAATTCTATGAGTACTTAAATGAGCAGGGAGTAGAGGTAATAGGTGATTCGGAAGAAGATCCTACCATGCAACAGCTTTCAAAAGAAGAGGAATTTGATTTAAATGATTTAAGTGTTCCTTTAGGGATTAAAATCAATGACCCTGTTCGAATGTATTTAAAGGAAATCGGTAGAGTAGATTTATTATCTGCTACTGAGGAGATTGACTTAGCCAAAAAAATCGAAGAAGGCGATGAATACGCTAAAAAACGATTAGCAGAAGCAAACCTTCGTCTCGTTGTTAGTATTGCTAAACGGTATGTAGGTAGAGGTATGCTATTTCTAGATCTGATTCAGGAAGGAAATATGGGTTTAATCAAAGCAGTTGAGAAATTCGATTTCCGTAAAGGATTTAAATTCAGTACGTATGCCACGTGGTGGATCCGCCAGGCTATTACGAGAGCGATTGCTGATCAGGCAAGAACGATTCGTATTCCTGTACACATGGTAGAAACGATTAATAAATTAATTCGTGTACAGCGTCAATTATTGCAAGATCTCGGTCGGGAACCGACACCAGAAGAAATTGCGAAGGACATGGAGTTGACTCCAGATAAAGTACGTGAGATCCTTAAAATTGCTCAGGAGCCTGTTTCATTAGAAACACCTATTGGTGAGGAAGATGATTCACATCTTGGTGATTTTATCGAAGATCAAGAAGCTACATCTCCTTCAGATCATGCAGCGTATGAATTACTAAAAGAACAATTAGAAGATGTTTTGGACACATTAACAGATCGCGAAGAAAACGTATTGCGTTTGCGTTTTGGACTTGATGATGGTCGCACTAGAACACTGGAAGAAGTAGGTAAAGTGTTTGGTGTAACGCGTGAAAGAATTCGTCAAATCGAGGCAAAAGCTTTACGTAAGCTACGTCATCCTAGTCGCAGTAAACGACTTAAAGATTTCTTGGAATAA